Sequence from the Paenibacillus tundrae genome:
ACCAAACGAAGAGAGCTCTGTCATTTTAGTGATGGGTACCTAACCACTAAACGTGTTTTGTTTTATAACACACCACACCAACACTAACCAACCCAGTAACCACCAAACCTATTCCAACAACATTTCCTCCTAAACTCCCCCAAACTTCCAAAACATCAGGACATGCACACAGGCAAGCTACCTTGTCCTGACATCTACTATATACAAACGGCAAACTTGCCGCGAAAAGGGTGTGAGAACCATGCAAACGAGAACGCCAGGCAATACACAGGGCATTGATGTCTCCCGATATCAGGGCACGATTGATTGGGCCAAAGTTAAGGCAAGTGGCATGACATTTGTGTTCATCAAAGCAACGGAGGGACGAACGTATACTGATCCAAATTTTCAGCAAAATGTGGCTGGCGCACTTGCGGCTGGCATGCTGGTGGGAACGTATCATTTTTTCCGCGGCACCTCTACAGAGATCGCCAAAGCAGAAGCAGCGCATTATGCGAACACTTTACAGAAGGTCGGGGGTGCGAAGGCATTACAATTACCTCCGGTCATGGACTATGAGAATAACCCCGGTAATTTGAGCAGAGCGCAGATGAACACTGTAGCCAAAGCCTTTCTAACCGAATTACAACGTCTTACTGGCATAAAACCAATTATATATACGGGCAATTCATTTGCTGGAAACTTTGATGCCTCGCTCGGTACGTATGATCTATGGATCGCGCGTTACAGCAACACACGGGTGCCGGATGACCAGCCTGCTTGGAAGCGTTGGACATTCTGGCAGTACACGGACTCAGGTAAGGTGAACGGCATTGTGGGCAACGTCGACATGAATGAGTTTGAGGGGACGGCAGCGCAGCTACGAGCTAGATATGCTACTACAACGACACCTCCAAATCCACCTAAACCGACAGAACCCACGAATCCGCCGAACCCAACCGAACCACCGAAAGGGGGCGAACCGATGACAACTGAAGAGAAAGTAGCGTTTGATGCGTTGAAGGCACAGGTGGAGAGACTACAGGCACGCCAGCAAATGGAGGTTCCGGTATGGGCCAAAGCAGCTGTAGAAGCTGCATTAGCCTATGATCCGAAGAACCCGTTGTTTAGCATCGATAACGGAGCGAGTTACGACTTTTATCGTTTTATCACGGTCATGCACCGTAGAGGTTTGTTTAAAAAATAAGGCTAATCCTAAATGAGTGTATGCATTCTACATGTAAATGTAGGCTTACCAAAGCCAAAGACGCCATTCTTTAATGAGATGGCGTCTTTCTTTGTGTGTTTAATTGCTAATCATTTTACGCGGGAAGGAGAAGGTAGCGAAAACTGAAGAAGCGAAGCGTTAGCCCCAAAGCTTACTGAAAAGTAATCTGGGGGTTACAGCGACCTTCGAGGTTTTCTATCATCGGAGTGCAGCGCAACCAACCCTTAATTCTCTTTCTCCAACAAAGGCACAAAATACGAATCATAATACCGCTGAAATGCCTCTTTGGTACGATCATCTTCTAATGCCCTTTTGGATAGAATCATCGCTTGTAAATCAGAAACGTGTAGATAGTAGTGCTTCTCATCCTCCCGTACAACGACAAACTGATCCCATGCCAAGAAATTTTGATTGTTCTTCGTCGTTCGCGTGATGCCTTGCTCATCTAACAACATCGTATTAGAGCCAAGGACGCCATTTAAATTCTGTTTTTTCATCATCCGAACTATGGAGAAGAGTGTTAATTTTTTGTATAGGCTAGGGAAAACGATGATCCATAGTAGAATGGTTCCAATAGTCACAAGTGAAACGGGTCGCTGAAAAATGAGATTTAAAAATAACAAAGAAATAGGAAACGCAGAGAGTAAAATATATTTTACCTTACGATGATGCTTGGATTGTGAGATCACATTTTTCTGTAGGTCGATTAGATCGTCAAAGGATAGGTTGAACTGCAGCTTCACAATGAATCGCCTCCATTCATATCTTCTAAATTGTAACGCATTTCAGTAAAAATGGAAAAATAAAGCTTTATCTAGGGATACATAACTCGCATCAGTCTAGTAATTCGAACGAAATGAGAAGTGGTCAGGAGGGGGTGCCAAGACATTTTTTTGTCGATCTATGTTTTATTTCCGCGCTTTATGTAACTTTAAATAACATGGATTATAAAGTTGATGATCGTTGTATGTAAATCTCTTGTCTAAATGATTAATGTGATGTAAAGTAAGTTACACAAAATGGTTTTTTACCACAGTTTGCGAGCATAATCCTCCCATCATGACAAGACTATAACACTCAAAGTTATTGTAATGTCTCCCTGTTGTATATTCCAACACCCTTGAAAACCACTCCTATGTCAATTTCGATCTGAATGATCCCTATGCTAATGAGTATATGTGTATACCCAAAACAAGTGACCAAGCTTTCACTCTTTTCAATTGACCTTTGTTTAATTGTTCCATTTCTTTCTCTCTCAATTTATCTACGATTCCCCAACATGATTTGCTCAAATATATTAAAGGTATCATGGGTATGTTAAACCCTTAATAGATACAGGTAGTATGTGATACACGCCTGCGACGGTTTCTTGGATCAGCATTTTGCGCGTAACAATCCTGGAAGCATGTTGAGTGATCGTGTATCCACTATCAATCCATCAGGATAATTGTTTTGGCACGCCAGCATCACACACATTTTGAGACAGGGAAGGGTGTTGTACGTATGCGAATGAGAAAAAAATGGTTGTCCGGTTTGATGGTTATGGCGATGAGTACGGTTTTGGTTTTATCGGGTTGCTCTAGCCAGGAGGGGACGAACACACCTGCTCCAGCGGAGGGTAGCGATCCACCTACGGAGGAAGTAGCAACGCAGGATACGATGATTATGGGAAGGGGTGGAGATTCTGTTGCCCTAGATCCGGCCATTGTAACCGATGGTGAATCCCTCAAGATTGGACATCAGGTATTTGATTCATTGCTTGATTATAAAGAAGGTGGAACAGAGGTTATCCCTGGACTTGCGGAGAGCTGGGAGATATCGGCAGATGGACTTAAGTATGAGTTCAAGCTAAAGTCTGGTGTGAAATTTCATGACGGCACCGACTTCAACGCCGAGGCTGTTGTATTCAACTTCAATCGTTGGAGTGATCCTGCGAGTGAGTATAAATTTGAAGGAGATTCCTTCGATTATTACGATTCCATGTTTGGCCCAGAGGACGGACGCGTGATTAAGGAAGTGAAGGCGATTGACGAGACAACGGTGGAGTTCACATTGAACCAACCACAAGCGCCTTTCCTGCAAAATATCGCGATGACGCCATTCGGCATTGCCAGCCCAACCGCCATTCAGGAAAAAAAGGAAAACTTCAAAACGGATCCTGTAGGCACCGGTCCTTTTGTATTCAAAGAGTGGAAACGCAACGACTCCATTACACTGGAGAAAAATCCAACCTACTGGAAAGAAGGACTGCCGAAGCTGAACAAAGTTATTGTTCGCTCTATTCCAGATAATACAGCCCGTTTCAACGCCTTGCAGAATGGCGAAATTGACGTGATGGAGGATCTGAATCCGGATGATCTGTCGATCCTGGAGTCGAATGCTGACCTGCAGAAGATTGAACGTCCACCATTCAACGTGGCGTATATCGGCTTTAACTTTAAGAAGAAACCTTTTGATGATGTAAAAGTGAGACAGGCGCTGAACCATGCGGTGAACAAACAAGGAATTATTGATGCGTTCTTTGCTGGACAAGCTCAGCCTGCGGTGAACCCGATGCCACCAACATTATGGGGGTACAACGATAGTATTGAGGATTACCCGTATGACTTGGAGAAAGCAAAAGCATTGCTAGCCGAAGCAGGCTTCCCTGACGGATTGCCAGATCCGGTGACCTTCTATGCGATGCCAGTGTCTCGTCCGTACATGCCTGATGGTAGAAAAGTTGCCGAAGCGATCCAAGCGGATTTTGAGAAAATTGGAGTAAAGACAAACATTGAATCTCCCGAGTGGGCGACGTATCTAGATGATGCC
This genomic interval carries:
- a CDS encoding glycoside hydrolase family 25 protein → MQTRTPGNTQGIDVSRYQGTIDWAKVKASGMTFVFIKATEGRTYTDPNFQQNVAGALAAGMLVGTYHFFRGTSTEIAKAEAAHYANTLQKVGGAKALQLPPVMDYENNPGNLSRAQMNTVAKAFLTELQRLTGIKPIIYTGNSFAGNFDASLGTYDLWIARYSNTRVPDDQPAWKRWTFWQYTDSGKVNGIVGNVDMNEFEGTAAQLRARYATTTTPPNPPKPTEPTNPPNPTEPPKGGEPMTTEEKVAFDALKAQVERLQARQQMEVPVWAKAAVEAALAYDPKNPLFSIDNGASYDFYRFITVMHRRGLFKK
- a CDS encoding YcxB family protein, producing MKLQFNLSFDDLIDLQKNVISQSKHHRKVKYILLSAFPISLLFLNLIFQRPVSLVTIGTILLWIIVFPSLYKKLTLFSIVRMMKKQNLNGVLGSNTMLLDEQGITRTTKNNQNFLAWDQFVVVREDEKHYYLHVSDLQAMILSKRALEDDRTKEAFQRYYDSYFVPLLEKEN
- a CDS encoding ABC transporter substrate-binding protein, with translation MRKKWLSGLMVMAMSTVLVLSGCSSQEGTNTPAPAEGSDPPTEEVATQDTMIMGRGGDSVALDPAIVTDGESLKIGHQVFDSLLDYKEGGTEVIPGLAESWEISADGLKYEFKLKSGVKFHDGTDFNAEAVVFNFNRWSDPASEYKFEGDSFDYYDSMFGPEDGRVIKEVKAIDETTVEFTLNQPQAPFLQNIAMTPFGIASPTAIQEKKENFKTDPVGTGPFVFKEWKRNDSITLEKNPTYWKEGLPKLNKVIVRSIPDNTARFNALQNGEIDVMEDLNPDDLSILESNADLQKIERPPFNVAYIGFNFKKKPFDDVKVRQALNHAVNKQGIIDAFFAGQAQPAVNPMPPTLWGYNDSIEDYPYDLEKAKALLAEAGFPDGLPDPVTFYAMPVSRPYMPDGRKVAEAIQADFEKIGVKTNIESPEWATYLDDAKAGEKDDIYMLGWTGDNGDPDNFLYTLLDKDAIPGNNRSFYVNEELHVLLTDAQKETDQDKRAELYEQAQVIIKEDAPWIPLVHTTPILAGSAKLKGFVPSPLGSESYAGAYFEE